A single Brachionichthys hirsutus isolate HB-005 chromosome 17, CSIRO-AGI_Bhir_v1, whole genome shotgun sequence DNA region contains:
- the palm3 gene encoding paralemmin-3, protein MDEADKYQQRLEVIAEKRRLQEEQDKVRREMEEEKLRLQQLKRKSLRDQWLMDSAPSSPTSPDAPPCGSQAQEIEKHSDKLESQSQQLDVEGEKLKEQMEDGQMVMKVGQASSEMIENDLKMSQSPQVEETVALLTNGGGSLEADPSPTALRFKSQSKANGPVVASESINSEDVEPGFCVSDAEPNPVSNVGIKEDEEDGTLIIRAERVIVTDDDDVPEDPKPQQDQGNGMISEETPLPRSDVGHEGGDSEERVKAAKHLDTFVQPEFGETTKSTETEAAFADGVMQDGVKELKGRHGEAKYVGHDEQSEHSSSVQVQSLSQATEGATMSPVPVYSRIDSKPELGAQSAGAVSSEGAEAALKCQDARIPHDQFQEVPLADSLEKQKTEGGPEEQEPLLSEGNSQAEPAAAAANAPTSSETHNEIPKHKSCQCCSVM, encoded by the exons GAGAAGCGTCGgctacaggaggagcaggacaaagtgaggagggagatggaggaggagaagctcagACTACAGCAGCTCAAG AGGAAGTCTCTGAGAGACCAGTGGTTGATGGACAGCGCGCCCTCATCCCCAACCTCCCCAGACGCTCCTCCGTGTGGCTCCCAGGCACAGGAGATCGAAAAGCACAGTGACaa GTTGGAGTCACAAAGTCAGCAGTTGGACGTGGAGGGAgagaagctgaaggagcagaTGGAGGATGGTCAAATGGTGA TGAAAGTAGGACAGGCTAGCTCAG AAATGATTGAAAATGATCTGAAGATGAGCCAAAGTCCACAAGTGGAGGAAACTGTAGCCCTCTTAACAAATGGTGGAGGCAGCCTGGAGGCAGACCCCAGTCCCACTGCTCTACGGTTCAAGAGTCAGTCCAAAGCCAACGGACCGGTTGTAGCCTCTGAGAGCATCAATAGTGAAGATGTAGAGCCAGGCTTCTGTGTTTCTGATGCAGAACCAAATCCGGTTTCAAATGTCGGCATtaaagaagatgaggaggatgggACTCTCATCATAAGAGCAGAACGCGTGATTgtcacagatgatgatgatgtaccCGAGGATCCTAAGCCCCAACAAGACCAAGGGAACGGCATGATTTCAGAGGAAACACCTCTGCCGAGGTCAGACGTAGGACACGAGGGAGGGGATTCCGAGGAGAGGGTAAAAGCGGCTAAACATCTGGACACATTCGTGCAGCCAGAGTTCGGTGAGACAACTAAATCCACTGAGACAGAAGCAGCATTTGCAGATGGAGTCATGCAGGATGGTGTGAAGGAACTCAAAGGCAGGCATGGGGAGGCAAAATATGTAGGACATGATGAGCAATCGGAACATTCCTCCTCTGTACAGGTGCAATCCCTGTCTCAGGCCACAGAGGGCGCTACAATGTCTCCGGTGCCGGTATACTCTCGAATAGATTCTAAGCCTGAGCTGGGGGCTCAGAGTGCAGGTGCAGTGTCATCAGAAGGAGCTGAGGCAGCATTAAAATGTCAAGATGCTAGGATTCCACATGACCAGTTCCAGGAGGTGCCCCTTGCTGATTccctggagaagcagaagacCGAGGGGGGGCCAGAGGAGCAGGAGCCCCTTCTATCGGAGGGGAACTCGCAAGCAgagccggcagcagcagcagcgaacGCCCCTACCAGTTCAGAAACACATAATGAAATACCAAAACACAAAAGCTGCCAGTGCTGTTCTGTCATGTAA